A DNA window from Actinomadura coerulea contains the following coding sequences:
- a CDS encoding alpha/beta hydrolase yields the protein MKVLTETWRSASIGREKSVNVLLPSRYSPTGRAFPVLYLLHGFGGNRNTWLQCAELSTLVDSAGLVVVLPESGRSWFINDARGRRYEDYLVGEVVGRVDDAFNTVASRDGRGIGGFSMGGAAALYQALRHGEVFSVVCSSAGAFEAPLREGDPYEHLRDGQRLAMPTTRDHERVWGPVGSEVRREYDPYRAVRDRDAKYPIEVHLDVGLDDHPRMIGMNRRMREALAAGSVPHRYRERPGGHDWEFVDAGLPDLFAFARSRLLSA from the coding sequence ATGAAGGTCCTGACCGAGACCTGGCGGAGCGCGTCGATCGGCCGGGAGAAGTCGGTGAACGTCCTTCTGCCGTCCAGGTACTCGCCGACCGGCCGCGCCTTTCCAGTGCTGTACCTCCTGCACGGCTTCGGCGGCAACCGGAACACCTGGCTCCAGTGCGCCGAACTCTCCACACTCGTGGACTCGGCCGGGCTCGTCGTGGTCCTCCCCGAGTCCGGACGCTCATGGTTCATCAACGACGCCCGGGGGCGGCGCTACGAGGACTACCTCGTGGGAGAGGTCGTCGGCCGTGTCGATGACGCCTTCAACACCGTGGCGTCCCGGGACGGGCGAGGCATCGGCGGGTTCTCCATGGGCGGGGCCGCCGCCCTCTACCAGGCGTTGCGGCACGGCGAAGTGTTCTCGGTCGTGTGCAGCAGCGCCGGCGCGTTCGAGGCGCCCTTGCGCGAAGGCGACCCCTACGAGCACCTGCGGGACGGGCAGAGGCTGGCCATGCCGACCACGAGGGACCACGAGCGCGTCTGGGGGCCGGTCGGCAGCGAGGTCCGGCGCGAGTACGACCCCTACCGCGCGGTCCGGGACCGGGACGCGAAGTACCCGATCGAAGTGCATCTCGACGTCGGGCTGGACGACCATCCCCGGATGATCGGCATGAACCGGAGAATGCGCGAGGCGCTCGCGGCCGGCTCCGTCCCCCACCGTTACCGGGAACGGCCCGGCGGGCACGACTGGGAGTTCGTCGACGCCGGTCTCCCCGATCTCTTCGCGTTCGCGCGGAGCCGTCTCCTTTCCGCCTGA
- a CDS encoding amino acid adenylation domain-containing protein has translation MNGPSDCLRHWAAKRPEAPAVEFQGEAMTYGELDRRSSALARTLVEGGVVPGDRVVLWLHKSIEAVIAVHGVLKAGAAYVPIDPSAPFRRAGHIIAHCEAACVIAQDDRVAWLRKNSSCRIVSVGPAADASVTSWEEALAAAPADDGPGPLSDLGSPAFILHTSGSKGVPKGVVLSHGNARAFVEWAVAEFGLGPADRVSSHAPFHFDLSVLDLFATCMAGGCVVLVPESQVGLGGALNKFVAEKRITVWYSVPGALTRMLAAKNSGLLAGSRLRVVLFAGETFPIAPLRRLRSLVPEADFYNLYGPTETNVCVFHRVREPDVADHRRHPVPIGRACPYAATFIIDGAGRPVEHRPGASGELCVAGDSVMLGYWRDDDFTASRTVSIAQADGKTLDAYRTGDLVRLDDELNYVFCGREDDMVKIRGHRVEIGEIEAVLSAADNVREAACVAVDDGTGERVVEAYVVPEAHPLDISGLRRHCLAEIPRYMVPERFHVRTAFPVTGTGKIDRRRLGETGADPE, from the coding sequence GTGAACGGTCCGAGCGACTGCCTGCGCCACTGGGCCGCGAAGCGTCCGGAGGCCCCGGCCGTGGAGTTCCAGGGCGAGGCGATGACCTACGGCGAGCTGGATCGGCGCAGTTCGGCCCTGGCCCGCACGCTGGTCGAAGGCGGTGTCGTCCCCGGCGACAGGGTCGTTCTGTGGCTGCACAAGTCGATCGAGGCGGTCATCGCCGTGCACGGGGTGCTGAAGGCCGGCGCGGCGTACGTGCCCATCGACCCGAGCGCGCCCTTCAGAAGGGCCGGCCACATCATCGCCCACTGCGAGGCCGCCTGTGTGATCGCCCAGGACGACCGGGTCGCATGGCTGCGGAAGAACTCCTCCTGCCGGATCGTGTCCGTCGGTCCCGCCGCGGACGCGTCCGTCACAAGCTGGGAGGAGGCGCTCGCCGCCGCTCCGGCGGACGACGGGCCAGGTCCTCTCTCCGACCTCGGCAGCCCGGCCTTCATCCTGCACACCTCGGGATCGAAGGGCGTCCCCAAGGGGGTCGTGCTCTCCCACGGCAATGCTCGCGCGTTCGTGGAGTGGGCGGTCGCCGAGTTCGGTCTGGGTCCGGCCGACAGGGTCTCCAGCCATGCGCCCTTCCACTTCGACCTCTCCGTGCTCGACCTGTTCGCGACGTGCATGGCGGGCGGCTGCGTGGTGCTCGTCCCGGAGAGCCAGGTCGGCCTTGGAGGCGCGCTCAACAAGTTCGTCGCCGAGAAGCGCATCACCGTCTGGTACTCGGTCCCCGGCGCGCTGACCCGGATGCTCGCCGCGAAGAACAGCGGACTGCTGGCCGGGTCGCGGCTGCGGGTCGTCCTGTTCGCCGGTGAGACGTTCCCGATCGCCCCGCTCCGGCGACTGCGCTCGCTCGTCCCCGAGGCCGACTTCTACAACCTCTACGGCCCGACGGAGACCAACGTCTGCGTCTTCCACCGCGTCCGCGAGCCGGACGTCGCGGACCACCGCCGGCACCCGGTGCCGATCGGACGCGCCTGCCCGTACGCGGCGACGTTCATCATCGACGGGGCCGGGCGTCCGGTGGAGCACCGGCCGGGGGCATCCGGGGAGCTGTGCGTCGCCGGGGACTCGGTGATGCTCGGCTACTGGCGCGACGACGACTTCACGGCGTCGCGAACGGTGTCGATCGCGCAGGCCGACGGGAAGACGCTGGACGCGTACCGGACCGGGGACCTGGTCCGGCTCGACGACGAGCTGAACTACGTGTTCTGCGGGCGTGAGGACGACATGGTGAAGATACGGGGCCACCGTGTCGAGATCGGCGAGATCGAGGCGGTCCTGTCGGCCGCGGACAACGTCAGGGAGGCCGCGTGCGTGGCGGTCGACGACGGAACGGGGGAACGGGTCGTCGAGGCGTACGTGGTGCCCGAGGCGCACCCGCTCGACATCTCCGGGCTGCGCCGGCACTGCCTGGCCGAGATCCCGCGCTACATGGTCCCCGAGCGGTTCCACGTCAGGACCGCGTTCCCGGTCACCGGTACCGGGAAGATCGACCGGAGGCGGCTGGGCGAGACCGGGGCGGATCCGGAATGA
- a CDS encoding acyl-CoA dehydrogenase family protein: MRFEWDGDRDGLYRVFRAFGEEALSKDVTERDRAGVFGRDDWSRCAEQGVLGLILPSEYGGSGCGPVDYAHAMEGLGHGCLDNGLMMAIGAHVLAVEVPVWKFGDERQRRAYLPGLAAGRLVGANAMTEPESGSDALSLATTAERDGDSYVLTGRKRYVTNAPVADVFVVYATVDPELGFTGVTAFLVERDDPGVSVKEQAEKMGLRTARWGEVELDACRVPASRRLGAEKQGSAVFARTMAWERALLLAPWLGVMEREIEECTRFCRRRRQFGRHIGRYQSVSNRIVDMRIRWEISRMLLRRAAAELDGPEASIFPEVGKLYVSEAAAEIFTSAMQVYGALGYSSDGRAERNLRDALGMTISSGTSDMQRVIISGKLGLAWPDTGGSGEGR; this comes from the coding sequence ATGCGGTTCGAATGGGACGGCGACCGGGACGGCCTGTACCGCGTTTTCCGCGCGTTCGGCGAAGAGGCGCTGAGCAAGGACGTGACCGAGCGGGACAGGGCCGGGGTCTTCGGCCGCGACGACTGGTCGCGCTGCGCCGAACAGGGCGTGCTCGGCCTGATCCTGCCGTCCGAGTACGGGGGATCCGGGTGCGGTCCCGTCGACTACGCGCACGCGATGGAGGGGCTCGGCCACGGCTGCCTCGACAACGGCCTCATGATGGCGATCGGCGCCCACGTCCTCGCCGTCGAGGTGCCGGTCTGGAAGTTCGGCGACGAGCGTCAGCGGCGCGCGTACCTGCCCGGGCTCGCCGCGGGCCGCCTCGTCGGGGCCAACGCGATGACCGAGCCGGAAAGCGGGTCGGACGCGCTGTCGCTCGCCACCACGGCCGAACGCGACGGCGACTCCTACGTCCTGACCGGGCGCAAGCGCTACGTGACGAACGCGCCGGTCGCCGACGTGTTCGTCGTCTACGCGACCGTCGACCCGGAGCTCGGGTTCACCGGGGTCACCGCCTTCCTGGTGGAGCGGGACGATCCCGGCGTCTCGGTGAAGGAGCAGGCCGAGAAGATGGGCCTTCGCACCGCCCGCTGGGGTGAGGTCGAACTGGACGCGTGCCGCGTTCCCGCCTCCCGGCGGCTCGGTGCCGAGAAGCAGGGATCGGCCGTGTTCGCGCGGACGATGGCGTGGGAGCGGGCGCTTCTCCTGGCGCCGTGGCTCGGCGTCATGGAGCGGGAGATCGAGGAGTGCACGCGCTTCTGCCGGCGGCGCCGCCAGTTCGGCAGGCACATCGGGCGTTACCAGTCGGTCTCCAACCGGATCGTCGACATGCGGATCCGCTGGGAGATCTCCCGCATGCTCCTGCGCCGCGCCGCGGCGGAACTCGACGGCCCGGAGGCGAGCATCTTCCCCGAGGTCGGCAAGTTGTACGTGAGCGAGGCGGCGGCGGAGATCTTCACCAGCGCGATGCAGGTGTACGGGGCGCTCGGCTACTCCTCCGACGGGCGCGCCGAACGCAACCTCCGGGACGCCCTCGGCATGACGATCTCGTCGGGCACCTCGGACATGCAGCGTGTGATCATCTCCGGGAAGCTCGGCCTCGCCTGGCCGGACACCGGGGGGAGCGGGGAGGGAAGGTGA
- a CDS encoding acyl carrier protein: MDRASNVDLAAQIKSIMIRVLDLDIAPGRLDEKVSLYSPVVGMDSLSLLHTLVEIEKEFDIEIDDEDVMLAELRNVGSLVEMISGIIGAEDG; this comes from the coding sequence ATGGATCGTGCCAGCAACGTGGACCTGGCGGCGCAGATCAAAAGCATCATGATCCGCGTTCTCGATTTGGACATCGCCCCCGGGCGACTCGACGAGAAGGTCTCGCTCTACTCGCCGGTCGTGGGCATGGACTCGCTGAGCCTGCTGCACACCCTCGTGGAGATCGAGAAAGAGTTCGACATCGAGATCGACGACGAGGACGTGATGCTCGCGGAACTGAGGAACGTGGGAAGCCTTGTCGAAATGATCAGCGGAATCATCGGCGCGGAGGACGGATAA
- a CDS encoding TrpB-like pyridoxal phosphate-dependent enzyme: protein MREVFELDRDRVPTHWYNILADLPVEVPPARPAPPRNGDAEPLQPQLPLSMYRQSIGRERYVEIPGPVRSEYQRWRPTPLFRASRLESALDTPAHIYFKYEGTSPSGSHKINTALAQAYYYARSGVREMVTGTGAGQWGTALAMACHPYGMACTVFMVRSSYEQKPYRGTLMRLNGAEVVPSPSTRTEVGRAALRADPDSPGTLGIANAEAIEYANGRKEARFSIGSGENHVLMHQTVIGEEALLQMELAGEFPDVVIGAMGAGSNFAGLTFPFYRAALAENTGTRFLAVEPDACPKMTRGSYMLDYTDYSGVTPAVKMYTLGHTFTAYHIHAGGLRYHGAAPIVSAMYDHGMVEATSYSQTRVFESGAAFAKAEGLVPAPESAHAVAAAIDEAARAREEGAERVILVGLSGHGLLDLGAYESHLAGETVDVAPTDEEIKASLRLIESL, encoded by the coding sequence ATGCGCGAGGTTTTCGAGCTGGACAGGGACCGGGTTCCCACGCACTGGTACAACATCCTCGCGGACCTTCCGGTCGAGGTGCCCCCGGCGCGGCCGGCACCGCCGAGGAACGGCGACGCGGAACCGCTCCAGCCGCAACTGCCGTTGTCGATGTACCGCCAGAGCATCGGCCGCGAGCGCTACGTCGAGATTCCCGGTCCCGTCCGATCGGAGTACCAGCGCTGGCGCCCGACGCCCCTTTTCCGCGCATCCAGACTGGAGAGCGCCCTCGACACCCCGGCGCACATCTATTTCAAGTACGAAGGCACCAGCCCGTCCGGCAGCCACAAGATAAACACCGCGCTGGCACAGGCCTATTACTACGCCAGGTCCGGCGTCAGGGAGATGGTGACGGGAACCGGCGCCGGCCAGTGGGGCACCGCGCTGGCGATGGCATGCCACCCGTACGGCATGGCGTGCACCGTCTTCATGGTGCGGTCCAGCTACGAGCAGAAGCCGTACCGGGGCACGCTGATGCGGTTGAACGGGGCGGAGGTCGTCCCGAGTCCCAGCACGAGGACGGAGGTGGGCAGGGCCGCCCTGCGCGCCGACCCCGACTCGCCGGGCACTCTCGGGATCGCGAACGCCGAGGCGATCGAGTACGCGAACGGCCGGAAGGAGGCGCGGTTCTCGATCGGCAGCGGGGAGAACCACGTCCTCATGCACCAGACGGTCATCGGCGAGGAGGCCCTGCTGCAGATGGAGCTGGCCGGCGAGTTCCCCGATGTCGTGATCGGCGCGATGGGAGCGGGCAGCAACTTCGCCGGACTGACCTTCCCCTTCTACCGGGCGGCGCTGGCAGAGAACACCGGTACGCGCTTCCTGGCGGTGGAGCCCGACGCGTGCCCAAAGATGACCAGGGGCAGCTACATGCTGGACTACACCGACTACTCCGGTGTGACCCCCGCGGTCAAGATGTACACCCTGGGGCACACGTTCACGGCGTACCACATCCACGCCGGGGGGCTGCGCTACCACGGCGCCGCTCCGATCGTCAGCGCCATGTACGACCACGGGATGGTGGAGGCGACCTCCTACTCGCAGACCCGCGTCTTCGAAAGCGGCGCCGCGTTCGCGAAGGCCGAGGGGCTCGTTCCCGCCCCCGAGTCGGCCCACGCCGTCGCCGCCGCGATCGACGAGGCGGCACGAGCGCGCGAAGAGGGCGCGGAGCGGGTCATCCTGGTGGGTCTCAGCGGCCATGGCCTCCTGGACCTCGGCGCCTACGAGAGCCACCTGGCCGGAGAGACCGTCGACGTCGCGCCCACCGACGAGGAGATCAAGGCGTCCCTGCGCCTCATCGAATCGCTGTGA
- a CDS encoding hydroxymethylglutaryl-CoA lyase, whose amino-acid sequence MVEVIEVAPRDGLQNESAILSTADKVRLIGRSVAAGLRRIEAVSFVNPRRVPQMADAEAVMERLPRPDGVGYAGLVLNRRGLDRALAAGVDEVNVVVVATDEFSRRNQGCTTEEGAAAWAAVAADARAAGVRRTVTIAAAFGCPFEGEVAEARVLDLVRRVAESEPDEIALADTIGVGVPAQVRALLAGAAGIAPGVPLRCHFHNTRNTGYANALTALDCGASALDASTGGFGGCPFAPAATGNIATEDLLYALDRSGAGTGVRMSAVAETAAWLGERLGRPVPALLGRAGPFPALLGRAGPFPAAP is encoded by the coding sequence ATGGTCGAAGTCATCGAGGTGGCGCCCCGGGACGGGCTGCAGAACGAGTCCGCGATCCTCTCCACCGCCGACAAGGTGCGGCTCATCGGACGCAGCGTCGCGGCGGGCCTGCGGCGGATCGAGGCGGTCAGCTTCGTGAACCCGAGGCGGGTCCCGCAGATGGCCGACGCCGAGGCGGTGATGGAGCGGCTCCCGAGGCCGGACGGCGTCGGCTACGCGGGGCTCGTCCTCAACCGGCGCGGGCTCGACCGCGCGCTCGCCGCCGGAGTGGACGAGGTCAACGTCGTCGTGGTCGCCACCGACGAGTTCAGCCGCCGCAACCAGGGCTGCACGACCGAGGAGGGGGCCGCCGCCTGGGCGGCCGTCGCCGCGGACGCCCGCGCCGCCGGCGTCCGCCGCACCGTCACGATCGCCGCCGCCTTCGGCTGCCCCTTCGAGGGCGAGGTCGCCGAGGCCCGCGTGCTGGACCTCGTCCGGCGGGTCGCCGAGAGCGAACCCGACGAGATCGCCCTGGCCGACACGATAGGTGTCGGCGTCCCCGCCCAGGTCCGCGCGCTGCTCGCGGGCGCCGCCGGGATCGCCCCGGGCGTCCCGCTGCGCTGCCACTTCCACAACACCCGCAACACCGGCTACGCCAACGCCCTGACCGCGCTCGACTGCGGGGCGAGCGCGCTGGACGCCAGCACCGGCGGCTTCGGCGGCTGCCCGTTCGCACCCGCCGCCACCGGCAACATCGCCACCGAGGACCTGCTGTACGCCCTGGACCGCTCGGGCGCCGGCACCGGCGTCCGGATGTCCGCGGTCGCCGAGACGGCGGCCTGGCTCGGCGAACGGCTCGGCAGGCCGGTCCCGGCCCTCCTCGGCCGCGCCGGCCCGTTCCCGGCCCTCCTCGGCCGCGCCGGCCCGTTCCCGGCCGCCCCCTGA
- a CDS encoding FCD domain-containing protein — MDRVYTRLRADILDGVHPPGARLGEAELAEATGSSRTPVREALRRLEVEGLVEVLPHRGARVPDWTAEDLEEIYDLRMLLESAAARRAATRATTADLDRMDELCRLMEAAVEPGAGQDLDRVAALNAEFHDIVRAAAASGRLVSMLNAVVQLPLVMRTFNRYSPADLARSSAHHRELAAALRARDGTWAESVMRAHVLAAKAVLLRAARTPGERNDHTETRTG, encoded by the coding sequence GTGGACCGTGTCTACACACGGCTGCGCGCCGACATCCTGGACGGCGTCCACCCGCCCGGGGCCCGGCTCGGCGAGGCCGAGCTGGCCGAGGCCACCGGCTCCAGCCGGACACCCGTCCGGGAGGCGCTGCGGCGGCTGGAGGTCGAGGGGCTGGTGGAGGTGCTGCCGCACCGCGGCGCGCGGGTCCCGGACTGGACGGCCGAGGACCTGGAGGAGATCTACGACCTGCGGATGCTGCTGGAGAGCGCCGCCGCGCGGCGCGCCGCCACCCGCGCCACCACCGCGGACCTGGACCGGATGGACGAGCTGTGCCGCCTGATGGAGGCGGCCGTCGAGCCCGGCGCCGGCCAGGACCTGGACCGCGTCGCGGCGCTCAACGCCGAGTTCCACGACATCGTCCGCGCCGCCGCCGCCAGCGGCCGGCTCGTGTCCATGCTGAACGCGGTGGTGCAGCTCCCGCTCGTGATGCGCACATTCAATCGCTACTCCCCCGCCGACCTGGCCCGCAGCTCCGCCCACCACCGGGAGCTGGCCGCCGCGCTGCGCGCCCGCGACGGAACGTGGGCCGAGTCGGTGATGCGGGCGCACGTGCTCGCCGCGAAGGCGGTCCTGCTGCGCGCCGCCCGTACCCCGGGCGAGCGGAACGACCACACGGAAACGAGGACCGGCTAG
- a CDS encoding CaiB/BaiF CoA transferase family protein translates to MSTHDGAAPDARGPLADLRVVEMGQLLAGPFCGQLLGDFGAEVIKLEPPGAGDPMRQWGREKPHGKSLWWPVVARNKKSVTCDLRTAEGQDLARRVIERADIVVENFRPGTLERWGMDFDRLRETNPGLILVRVSGFGQTGPYAPRAGYGSIGEAMGGIRHVTGDPGGAPARAGISLGDSLAAVFATIGALVAVHHRHSTGRGQVVDSAIYEAVLAMMESLLPEWAVAGYQRERTGSVLPNVSPSNVYPTASGEMILIAANQDTVFGRLAAAMGRPGLGADPRFAGHADRGRNMAELDDIISAWSARIETADLLERLHAGGVPAGRIYTAKDMFDDPHFAAREAIVRLVHPDFGELPMHNAFPRLSETPGSVRRPGPGLGEHNREVYGGLLDLPEDGIAALAQRGVI, encoded by the coding sequence ATGTCAACGCACGACGGCGCCGCGCCGGACGCCAGGGGCCCCCTTGCCGACCTGCGCGTCGTGGAGATGGGGCAGCTGCTCGCCGGACCGTTCTGCGGGCAGCTGCTCGGCGACTTCGGCGCGGAGGTCATCAAGCTGGAGCCGCCCGGCGCCGGCGACCCGATGCGCCAGTGGGGACGCGAGAAGCCGCACGGCAAGTCCCTGTGGTGGCCCGTGGTCGCCCGCAACAAGAAGTCGGTCACCTGCGACCTGCGCACCGCCGAGGGGCAGGACCTGGCCCGGCGCGTCATCGAGCGCGCGGACATCGTGGTCGAGAACTTCCGGCCCGGCACGCTGGAGCGCTGGGGGATGGACTTCGACCGGCTCCGTGAGACGAACCCCGGCCTGATCCTCGTGCGCGTGTCCGGGTTCGGGCAGACCGGCCCCTACGCGCCCCGGGCCGGGTACGGGTCGATCGGCGAGGCGATGGGCGGCATCCGCCACGTCACCGGCGACCCGGGCGGCGCTCCCGCCCGCGCCGGGATCTCGCTGGGCGACTCGCTGGCGGCGGTGTTCGCCACCATCGGCGCGCTCGTCGCCGTCCACCACCGGCACTCCACCGGACGCGGCCAGGTCGTCGACTCGGCGATCTACGAGGCGGTGCTGGCGATGATGGAGTCGCTGCTGCCCGAGTGGGCGGTCGCCGGGTACCAGCGCGAGCGGACCGGGTCCGTGCTGCCCAACGTCTCGCCCAGCAACGTCTACCCGACCGCCTCGGGCGAGATGATCCTCATCGCCGCCAACCAGGACACCGTCTTCGGACGGCTCGCCGCGGCGATGGGGCGGCCCGGACTGGGCGCCGACCCCCGGTTCGCCGGGCACGCCGACCGGGGCCGGAACATGGCCGAGCTGGACGACATCATCTCGGCCTGGTCGGCCCGGATCGAGACCGCGGACCTGCTGGAGCGGCTGCACGCCGGCGGCGTCCCGGCCGGCCGCATCTACACCGCCAAGGACATGTTCGACGATCCCCACTTCGCCGCCCGCGAGGCGATCGTGCGCCTCGTCCACCCGGACTTCGGCGAGCTCCCGATGCACAACGCGTTCCCCCGGCTCAGCGAGACCCCGGGATCGGTCCGCCGGCCCGGACCCGGGCTCGGCGAGCACAACCGGGAGGTCTACGGCGGCCTCCTGGACCTACCAGAAGACGGGATCGCCGCGCTGGCGCAGCGCGGCGTCATCTGA
- a CDS encoding CoA-acylating methylmalonate-semialdehyde dehydrogenase, with protein MRSIQHWIGGVPVGGSTSAAVHDPATGLQSGEVVLGRRAEVDLAVGTAARAFESWSEVSLSRRARIMFALRDLLERHEDELARLVTAEHGKVLDDARGEVVRGREVVEFACGIAQVLKGEYSDQVSSGVDAFSFRQPLGVCAGVVPFNFPVMVPLWMHPIAIACGNTFVLKPSERVPSASNLVAELYAQAGLPDGVFNVLHGDRETADALITHPGVAAVSFVGSTPVARHVHEAAGSAGKRVQALGGAKNHAVVLPDADLDLAADQITAAAYGSAGQRCMAVSVAVAVGAAADPLIERLAVRARAIKVGPGADPASEMGPLISEAARERVTGHVGDAERAGAKLVVDGRGAAGPGFFVGPCLLDGVATEMAAYQEEIFGPVLLVLRAETLDEAIELINANPYGNGTAIFTSSGEAARRFQRAVHVGMIGVNVPIPVPMAFYSFGGWKASLFGDTHIHGAEGVRFYTRAKAVTSRWPAPVAADGASSMAFPTAQ; from the coding sequence ATGCGTTCTATCCAGCACTGGATCGGTGGTGTCCCGGTGGGCGGGAGCACCTCGGCCGCCGTCCACGACCCGGCGACGGGCCTTCAGTCGGGCGAGGTCGTCCTCGGGCGGCGCGCCGAGGTGGACCTGGCGGTGGGGACCGCCGCGCGGGCGTTCGAGTCGTGGTCGGAGGTGTCGCTGAGCCGGCGGGCGCGGATCATGTTCGCGCTGCGCGACCTGCTGGAGCGGCACGAGGACGAGCTGGCCCGCCTGGTCACCGCCGAGCACGGCAAGGTCCTGGACGACGCGCGCGGCGAGGTCGTGCGGGGGCGGGAGGTCGTCGAGTTCGCCTGCGGGATCGCGCAGGTGCTCAAGGGCGAGTACTCCGACCAGGTGTCGTCCGGGGTGGACGCCTTCTCGTTCCGGCAGCCGCTCGGCGTGTGCGCGGGCGTCGTCCCGTTCAACTTCCCGGTCATGGTCCCGCTGTGGATGCACCCGATCGCCATCGCGTGCGGCAACACGTTCGTGCTGAAGCCGAGCGAGCGAGTGCCGTCGGCGTCCAACCTCGTCGCCGAGCTGTACGCGCAGGCCGGGCTGCCGGACGGGGTGTTCAACGTGCTGCACGGCGACCGCGAGACCGCCGACGCGCTGATCACGCACCCGGGCGTGGCGGCGGTGTCGTTCGTCGGGTCCACGCCCGTCGCGCGGCACGTCCACGAGGCGGCGGGCTCCGCCGGGAAGCGGGTGCAGGCCCTCGGCGGCGCGAAGAACCACGCGGTGGTCCTGCCCGACGCCGACCTCGACCTGGCCGCGGACCAGATCACGGCGGCGGCGTACGGCTCGGCGGGCCAGCGCTGCATGGCGGTCTCCGTCGCGGTCGCCGTCGGGGCCGCCGCGGACCCGCTGATCGAGCGGCTCGCCGTCCGGGCGCGCGCGATCAAGGTCGGGCCGGGCGCCGACCCGGCGAGCGAGATGGGGCCGCTGATCAGCGAGGCGGCGCGGGAGCGCGTCACCGGCCACGTCGGGGACGCCGAGCGGGCCGGCGCCAAGCTCGTCGTGGACGGCCGCGGAGCCGCCGGCCCCGGGTTCTTCGTCGGCCCCTGCCTGCTCGACGGCGTCGCCACCGAGATGGCGGCCTACCAGGAGGAGATCTTCGGGCCGGTCCTGCTGGTGCTGCGCGCCGAGACCCTCGACGAGGCGATCGAGCTGATCAACGCCAACCCCTACGGCAACGGGACGGCGATCTTCACCTCGTCCGGGGAGGCCGCGCGGCGGTTCCAGCGCGCCGTGCACGTCGGGATGATCGGGGTGAACGTCCCCATCCCGGTGCCGATGGCGTTCTACTCCTTCGGCGGCTGGAAGGCGTCCCTGTTCGGCGACACCCACATCCATGGGGCCGAAGGGGTGCGCTTCTACACACGCGCCAAGGCCGTCACGTCCCGCTGGCCCGCTCCCGTCGCGGCCGACGGGGCGTCCTCAATGGCCTTCCCCACGGCCCAATGA